A single region of the Mustela lutreola isolate mMusLut2 chromosome 2, mMusLut2.pri, whole genome shotgun sequence genome encodes:
- the LOC131823120 gene encoding olfactory receptor-like protein OLF4: protein MESVNDTQISAFLLLGFSKEPELQCPIFGLFLSMYLTTVFGNLLIILAVGSDSHLHTPMYFFLVNLSFVDICFTSTTIPKMLWNIQTQSKAITYSGCITQMYFFSLFAVLDVLLLSVMAYDRFVAICHPLHYMVIMNPLLCGLLLFVSWIISVLHSLLHTSMVLQLSFCTEEEIPHFFCELNQMIQLACSDTFLNNMVMYFAAMLLAGGPFLGILYSYSKIVSSICAMSSAHGKYKAFSTCASHISVVSLFYGTSLGVYLSSAATQSSHASTVASVMYAVVTPMLNPFIYSLRNKDIKEALMGFSGIAALKRTIVLGLKKCP, encoded by the coding sequence ATGGAGTCAGTCAATGATACACAAATTTCAgcatttcttcttctgggattttcaAAAGAGCCAGAACTGCAGTGCCCCATATTTGGGCTTTTCCTCTCCATGTACTTGACCACTGTGTTTGGAAACCTGCTCATTATCCTGGCTGTTGGTTCTGACTCTCAcctccacacacccatgtacttcttcctggtCAACTTGTCCTTTGTAGATATCTGTTtcacctccaccaccatcccCAAGATGCTATGGAACATTCAGACTCAGAGCAAAGCAATCACCTATTCAGGCTGCATTACTCAGATGTACTTTTTCTCACTCTTTGCGGTGTTGGATGTCCTCCTCTTGAgtgtgatggcctatgaccgctttGTTGCCATTTGTCACCCCCTGCATTACATGGTCATCATGAACCCCTTGCTCTGTGGACTGCTGTTATTTGTGTCCTGGATCATCAGTGTCTTGCATTCCTTGTTACACACTTCCATGGTGTTGCAGCTATCCTTCTGTACAGAGGAGGAAATCCCCCACTTTTTCTGTGAACTCAATCAAATGATACAACTTGCTTGTTCTGACACATTTCTCAATAACATGGTGATGTACTTTGCAGCTATGTTGCTGGCTGGTGGTCCCTTTCTTGGGATCCTTTACTCTTACTCTAAGATTGTTTCCTCTATATGTGCAATGTCATCAGCTCATGGCAAGTATAAAGCATTTTCCACCTGTGCATCTCACATCTCAGTTGTCTCCTTATTTTATGGTACAAGCCTGGGAGTGTACCTTAGCTCGGCTGCTACCCAGAGCTCCCATGCAAGTACAGTAGCCTCAGTGATGTATGCTGTGGTCACACCCATGCTGAACCCCTTCATCTACAGCCTGAGGAACAAAGACATAAAGGAGGCTCTGATGGGATTCTCTGGGATAGCAGCTCTAAAACGGACAATTGTCCTGGGGCTGAAGAAGTGCCCATGA